One genomic region from Cellulomonas hominis encodes:
- the rpmA gene encoding 50S ribosomal protein L27, whose product MAHKKGASSSRNGRDSNAQRLGVKRFGGQVVNAGEIIVRQRGTHFHPGVNVGRGGDDTLFALAAGSVQFGTRRGRKVIDIVTAG is encoded by the coding sequence ATGGCACACAAGAAGGGCGCGAGCTCCTCGCGCAACGGTCGCGACTCGAACGCCCAGCGCCTCGGCGTCAAGCGCTTCGGTGGCCAGGTCGTCAACGCCGGCGAGATCATCGTCCGCCAGCGCGGCACCCACTTCCACCCCGGCGTGAACGTCGGCCGTGGCGGCGACGACACGCTCTTCGCCCTGGCCGCCGGCTCGGTGCAGTTCGGGACCCGTCGTGGCCGCAAGGTCATCGACATCGTGACGGCGGGCTGA
- the rplU gene encoding 50S ribosomal protein L21 translates to MVYAIVKAGGRQEKVAVGDVVVVDRLAAEAGATVELPALLLVDGTAVTSDAAALAKVKVTAEVVRDEKGPKIDILRYKNKTGYRRRQGHRQQLTRLKVTGIK, encoded by the coding sequence GTGGTGTACGCGATCGTGAAGGCCGGCGGCCGTCAGGAGAAGGTCGCCGTCGGCGACGTCGTCGTCGTCGACCGCCTCGCGGCGGAGGCCGGCGCGACGGTCGAGCTGCCCGCGCTCCTGCTGGTCGACGGCACGGCCGTGACCTCGGACGCCGCGGCGCTGGCCAAGGTGAAGGTCACCGCGGAGGTCGTCCGGGACGAGAAGGGCCCGAAGATCGACATCCTGCGGTACAAGAACAAGACGGGCTACCGGCGTCGCCAGGGCCACCGTCAGCAGCTGACCCGCCTCAAGGTCACCGGCATCAAGTGA